The genomic window ttcaaactttttcattatgatTACGTCTGTTATTGTGATCTGCAATTCATGATCTTATACTTGTAGATGTGGTGGAAATGGCAAGAAAACAAGAAGTAGAAGTAGAGTTTGACAATGTgattgaattgctgcaatctcttAACAAAAGCTGAATGGATGAGgtgttgcttcttatggatgagcaaagagtGGTTTCTTAAGAGGGAATCTCGGACAgacattgtggctcatgcctgtaatcccagcacttttgggggctgaggcgggcggatcacctgaggtggcgagtttgagaccagcctgaccaacatggagaaaccctatctctactacaaatacaaaattagccaggcgtggtggcgcatgcctgtaatcccagctactcaggaggctgaggcaggagaattgcttgaacctgggaggcggaggttgcagtgagccgagatcacgccattgcactccaacttgcgcaacaagagcaaaactccatctcagaaaaaataaataaataaataaataaataaataaataaacaaacaaacaaataaataaaatatgagggAATCTCCCCCTagtgaagatgctatgaacattgttgaaatgataacAAAAGATTTAGATATTCCATAACCTTAGTTGATAAAGCTGTGGTAGGGTTTAAGAGGATtaacttcaattttgaaagaagttctactcaggaaaaaaatgttatcaaAAGCATTGCATGCTACACAGAAATTTtcctgaaaggaagagtcaatcgatgtggcaaacttcactgtGGTCTTGTTTTAAGAAGTTGTCACAGCCACCCCCTTCTTCTGTAATTACCGCCCCAGTCAGTAGCTATTGAAATTAGGCAAGACCCTGCATCAGCAAAAACACTACAAATGGTTGAAGGCTCAGATTATTAGCATTTTTTGtcaataaagcattttttatttaaggtatatactttttttagacataatgctattgcacattaAACAGActatagtatagtgtaaacataatttaatttttatatgccttgggaaacaaaaaaaatttgtctGGCTCAATATACTGCAATATTTGCTTTGTGTGGTAGTCTGAAACTGAACCCACAATATTTCCAAGGTATACCTGTATGTATACACATCTTCATTGTATTAATCATGGCAATTAGAGACAAATCTCTACGTTTCATGGGAACTCAAATAACTATGCTAATGAATGAAAGTATAAGAACataataaaagttggaaattatCTCCATTCCtcacataaaaatatgaagaattagAAAGGAAATAAACCAAATGAGCAATCCAAGTTTATTCCTTTTAAGTAAACCTATAGCCACTACATATGTCCATGAcaattagaatagaaaaaaacaaaaggacaacTAGAAATAATTTCTATTCTGTCTATATAGTAGTAGTTTTGGGGGTATAGATAGTAAACACTAGTCAAGAATACTCGTCTAAATTTGTTGGTAAAATGTAGTCACCATTTGGCATGTGTTTTGCTTTGGTATATAATGAAGTTGAGCTATCCCATCTTTCTTCTCATATGTAATATAgtcacacaaacaaaaaagatgaatcTCACTAGAGGTGAGTCTTTATCAGAAATATGCCCCAATCTAGTTAggtaatagaaagaaaattcttttcttctcctagGTCTAAGATTCTTCATGTAAAAATTATAAGACTGAATAAAGATGACCTCTAAGTTTCTATAATTCATGTACATATATCAATTTATACATCATGACGTACATAGACAGCAAGGCTATACTTTCTGGCTCCATGATGCTAGGCTTGGCCACATGACTTGCTTAAAGCAAGTATGATACATGCATCTTTTAAGAGAAAACTGAAGTGTAtttcaatctctttctctctctgctaaAACAATGACAGTGTCCCAAAAGAGAGTCCTTCCTTCACCTTTGATCATGGTGAgaagatgacacagagcagtgCCACAGCCAATCAACAGCTGACATCACCCACCAGGAAATACACCTTTGTTGTTGTCACTACAGCATAACCTAATGAAAACTAATATAAGAATTTGCTAATAACTGAGGATCAGTACACAGttaaacttaaaacaaaaaaattctaatagaaaactcataatttaaaatgtgacaTAAGGGGAAATAAGTTAaaaagcaactttaaaaaattacaaaaacagtaTCTGTAGTAAAAGAAACGGACTTAACCATGTAATAgaattttccttgtgatttctgACTTGAATTATTGAATGACTATTCCAAGTAAGATTCAACATTTTTACAGAATTGTTCTTCATCATTAAGATATTCCAAGATTATATTTCCACCATTATATAAAGGACAATCCTCCTTAGCAATCCAGGTTTCCAAAGTATGATCCAAGGGTAAGGCTTCTCCTGAAGCAATGTGACACAGCCTTAATTTCTGTGAAGGGAGAAGTAAGTCATACTATAGTAAATGAACACGCTTGAATGGAACATCATAAAACCTTTACGGAAATAATACTATAACGAGATGTTACCTTAGCTGTTAAtttgttattgtcatttttaaGACTGGCTAGAGAAGCGGCAAAGTCTATGGCCTTTCCAATGCTCCATCGGTGGCAAAAGAACATTGGTTTGCTCTTCTCTTTGCTCCCTTTAGGTAAGAAAACCTGAAAGTAAATTCTTTCtgtctgtaaaaagaaaaagttaaaacaacCATTACATAGACAAAATAGACATCAGTTTTTGTCTGGTATCaacccttcctctcctcttctggtCAGAGCAGAATTACTCTCTAACAAGGTATCTGCTATTTGGAATACTAATCACAGTAgccaaaaagacacataaatGCATGGGCATAGGACCAAGACCCTGGCCAGGGTGATCTGTGCAAAGACTGGCATGTGGCCTAAGTTAGGCCAATCAGGGTCTGTTCCTGGGATTTTATGTTCAATAGCTTAGGAGACAAAGAGcagtctcatttatttatttatttatttatttatttatttatttatttatgagatggagtttcgctcttgttgccaaggctagagtgcaatggcacaatctcagctcactgcaacctctgcctccagggttcgagtgattctcaagcctcagcctctgagtagctgggattacaggcacgcaccaccgcacctggttaacttttgtacttttactagagacggggtttcaccatgtcggtcaggctggtcttgaactcctgacctcaggtgatccacctgcctcggcctctcagagtgctgggattacaggcatgagccaccacacctggcctctccttaatttttttaagttttatcaaATTAAACCTGGAGCTGCCTGCAGTGAACCCTGTCACCTCACAGTCATTCCTGAACCAATATGTAAAAAGTTTCCTCAAATGGGAAAAAATGAGGTcaatggagaaagagaaataacaagaaaacagATGAACTCTTTCAACATAATCTGAGTTCCTGAATTTATTCATCCCCTAAGACCAGATCAATTCATTATTCCCCATTATATGAGGGAAAaagtttgttttggttttcctaGTTGGAATCaagtttctgtcacttgcaatcCAAAGATTTCTAACACATataacatttctttttgtgtGAAAGACCTCACTATGTATTTAGACAGAAGGACTTTTTGGAAcaaggaaacattaaaaaaaaaaaaaaagaaaagaaaaagaaaaaaagaaaaagacctccAAACTCCAAGTACCTTATCAATGAAAGAAAGGACTTGGAAAGGATTTCTCTAGTATTCTATATCCTATCTGCCCTCTCCTTATATTGTATTTTCCTGCCTAATTAAAAAATGGAtggctgagcatgatggctcatgccaataatcccagcactttgggaggtcaaggaaggcaaactgcttgagtccaggagttcaagaccagcctaggcaacacggtaaaactccatctctacaaaaagcacaaaaaattagctgggtatagtggtgtgtgccggtagtcccagctactttggaggctgaggtgggaggatcacttgagcccaagaaggtCAAGGCCACAATGAGTGGTGAacgtgccactgttctccagccagggcaacagagtaagaccctatttcaaaaacaaaaacaaaaacaaagcaggaaagaaTGAGTAGGAGCAAAAGTCTTGGCCTTTTATTCTTCACTGATTCCtaaaaactgctttttaaaagtgCTGGCTT from Macaca mulatta isolate MMU2019108-1 chromosome 8, T2T-MMU8v2.0, whole genome shotgun sequence includes these protein-coding regions:
- the ZFAND1 gene encoding AN1-type zinc finger protein 1 isoform X4 — its product is MAATQKLVKDIIDSKTGETASKRRKGAKNSETAAKVALMKLKMHADGDKSLPQTERIYFQVFLPKGSKEKSKPMFFCHRWSIGKAIDFAASLASLKNDNNKLTAKKLRLCHIASGEALPLDHTLETWIAKEDCPLYNGGNIILEYLNDEEQFCKNVESYLE